Sequence from the Hamadaea flava genome:
CTGTGCGAGATCTTCGCGGCGTACGACATCACCTTCTCGCTCGGCGACGGACTCCGGCCGGGCAGCATCGCCGACGCCAACGACGCCGCGCAACTGGCCGAATTGAAGACCCTCGGCGAGTTGGCGCCGATCGCCTGGGCGCACGGCGTACAGGTGATGATCGAAGGGCCGGGGCACGTCCCGATGCACAAGATCAAGGAGAACGTCGAGCTGCAGCAGGAGTGGTGCCACGCCGCCCCGTTCTACACGCTCGGTCCACTCACGACGGACATCGCGCCGGCGTACGACCACATCACGAGCGCCATCGGCGCCGCCATGATCGCGATGTACGGCACGGCGATGCTCTGCTACGTCACCCCGAAGGAACACCTCGGGCTGCCCGACCGCGACGACGTCAAGGCGGGGGTGATCGCGTACAAGATCGCGGCGCACGCGGCCGACCTGGCCAAGGGCCATCCGGGCGCACAGGCCCGGGACGACGCGCTGTCCAAGGCCCGCTTCGAATTCCGGTGGGAGGACCAGTTCGAGCTGTCCCTCGACCCGGACACCGCGCGGGCGTACCACGACGAGGAACTCCCCGCGCCCGCCGCGAAGACCGCCCACTTCTGTTCCATGTGCGGGCCGAAGTTCTGCTCGATGCGAATCAGCGCCGACCTCCAAGCCGACCTGCGTGAGTACGCCCAGCAGGGCATGCAGGCCAAGTCGGCGGAGTTCGCGGCGTCCGGCGGGCGCGTCTACCTGCCCGTCGAGCCGGTCGTGCCCGTCGAGCCGGTCGTGCCCTAGGCGGTTTCAGGCTCCGGTCGCTCCGTCGACGCACTCGCGGAGGAGGTCGGCGTGGCCGTTGTGGCGGGCGTACTCCTCGATCATGTGCAGGTAGACCCAGCGCAGGTCGAAAGTCGTGCCCCGGCGATCGACGAAGGTCTCGTCGAGCGGCCGCCCGGTCACCGTCACCCGGGCCGCCTCGACCTCCTCCCGGAACGCCGCGAAATCGGCGGCGGGGTCCGAGTCGACCGATCCGTTGAAGTCGTAGTCGGGGTCTTCCTCTGTGCTGAACAGATCGCCGACGTCGGCCCCGTCGAACTGCCGCCGGAACCACCAGCGTTCGACTTCGGCCATGTGGCGTACCAGGCCGAGCAGGCTCAGCGTGGACGGCGGCACCGACTGCGCGCGCAGCTGATCGTCGGTGAGGCCGGCACATTTCATGATCAAAGTGTCGCGGTGGAAATCGAGCCAGGCGTCGAGCTGCGTACGCTCCTCGCCGTGCCGGGGTGCCTTCGTGCGGTTCACAAGGGGTGCGGTCACGTCGGAGACGCTACCGTCCGCCCGCCACCCGTTTTCGCCGTTGCGCTCGCCGCCGCCTCGCGCTGGGCCGCCCGTTCGGCGCTGCCACGTTTGGCGCTGGATCAGGGTTCTGCGTCGAATCTTGACCCAAGATTCGACGCAGAACCCTGATCCAGCTGGAAAGTTTGGGCGGGCGAGTGGTCAGCCGAGGGGGCGGGGGACGTAGCCGCCGCGTTCCTTGGCCGAACCCGACGTCGTCGCCGAGGGGGCCGGCTCGCGCGGCTCGCCCAGTGCGGAGACCCAGTTCTCGACGGCGTCGTTCGTCGGGCGGGGCTTCGTGGTGTGTTTCGCACTCGGCTTCGGCGTGGGCGCGGACGTCGTGCTCGGTGCGGACTTCGCGGTGGGCGAGGGCTTGCGCTCGCGGCGCGACAGCGGGTCGCTCTTGACGGTGAAGTCCGCGGAGCCGGCGGGGTCCGAGGGGTCCGAGGGGTCCAGCGCGGACGACGCGAACGCTCCGGCGGCCGACGTGTCGTCCTCCGCCTCCCGCCGCGGCGGCACCGCCACGATGACGGACGCGACGAGACCGGTGAGCACCGCGCTCAGCGCCGCGAACCAGGGCAGTTTCTGGAAGTCCGAGGAGCCCGGACCGGCGATGGCGTACGCCAGGGCCACAGTCGCCGGACCGGCCGCGCCGCTGAGGGCGACGGCGAGCCGGTGATGGCCACGCAGCCGGGCGGTCATCGCCACGATCACCCCGAGGACGGCCGCGATCGCGGGCAGCCCGAACAGCTGCGCGTCGTCCACCGTGGCGGGGGAGAGCCCGAGCCCGGCCAGTCCGCCGAGGCGCGGCGGCTCGTCAGCCGTCTTCCCCACCCCGCCGGCGATGAGACCCCACGTGATCAAGGCGTACGCCCCGGCGCTCCAGGCGAGCGCGCGAGCGCTGAGCATGCCGAACGCGAAGACGAGCCCGGCGGCCGCGCCGATGATCAGCGCCAGCCCGGCCTGCAACGCCGGATCCCCGTTGGGAATCTGCGCATGCCGCGCGGGGAAGAGAGCGAGGGCGGTGCCCGCCGCACCGCCGATTCCGGCCGCGGCGGCGGCGCTGACGCGTACGCCGAGCCCGTAGGTGCGGGCCCCGATGCCGGTCCCCACCGTCACGGCGATGACGGCGAACCAGGCGAGGAACACGGTCTGGGCGGTCCAGGCGTCGTTGTCGGCGTACG
This genomic interval carries:
- a CDS encoding DinB family protein → MTAPLVNRTKAPRHGEERTQLDAWLDFHRDTLIMKCAGLTDDQLRAQSVPPSTLSLLGLVRHMAEVERWWFRRQFDGADVGDLFSTEEDPDYDFNGSVDSDPAADFAAFREEVEAARVTVTGRPLDETFVDRRGTTFDLRWVYLHMIEEYARHNGHADLLRECVDGATGA